The Flavobacterium galactosidilyticum nucleotide sequence TATTAGAAAGAGCCATTAATGAAGCAAAAGCTGCTGGATTTTTGGGTAAAAATATATTAGGTTCAGGTTACGATTTAGAACTTTATGTTCATTGTGGTGCTGGAGCTTATATATGCGGTGAAGAAACTGCATTAATTGAATCATTAGAGGGGAAAAGAGGAAATCCTCGTATCAAGCCACCATTCCCAGCTATTTCTGGACTTTGGGCTAATCCTACTGTGGTAAATAACGTTGAAACTATTGCAACGGTGCCTTGGATTATAAACAATTCAGGTGCTGATTATGCAAAAATTGGTATTGGACGTTCTACGGGAACTAAATTAATTTCAGCTTCTGGGCATGTTAAAAATCCGGGTGTTTACGAAATTGAATTAGGATTAAGTGTTTACGAGTTCATGAATTCTGATGAGTATTTAGGTGGAATGAGTTCTGATAGACCTTTGAAAGCTTTTGTTCCAGGAGGAAGTTCTGTTCCTGTTTTACCAGCGCATTTAATTTATAAAACAGCAAGCGGCGATGATCGTTTGATGACGTATGAATCGTTAAGTGATGGTGGTTTTGCAACAGGTTCTATGCTAGGTTCAGGTGGATTTATCGTTTACAATGATACATCTTGTATTGTGCGTAACACTTGGAATTTCTCAAGGTTTTACCATCATGAAAGTTGTGGTCAATGTTCTCCTTGCCGTGAAGGTACTGGCTGGATGGAAAAAGTATTGTATAGAATTGAAAATGGTCAAGGCCGTGAAGAAGACATCGATTTGCTTTGGAGTATACAAAGTAAAATTGAAGGGAATACAATTTGTCCGCTTGGTGACGCAGCAGCATGGCCGGTAGCGGCAGCAATTCGTCATTTTAGAGATGAGTTTGAATACCATGTGCGTTTTCCAGAAAAAATAAAAAATAGAAATCACTTTGTTGAAGAGCCTTTTGAAAAGGTGAAGCATTTAGTTGGTATTCAGGCAGTTTAAATTAGTTTCAAGTTTTATGATTTTATGGTTTCTACACGATTAGCTGAAACTTTAAAGCGTAAGCTAAAAAAACAAAAAAGATAAATGAAAGTAACAATAGACGGACAGTCGATAGAAGTAGAACCAGGAACAACAATCCTGCAAGCGGCACGTATGATAGGTGGAGAAGTAGTTCCGCCAGCAATGTGTTATTATTCTAAACTAAAAGGGAGCGGTGGTAAATGCCGTTGTTGTTTAGTAGAAGTTGCTAAAGGAAGTGAAGCTGATCCAAGACCAATGCCAAAATTAATGGCATCTTGTGTAACAGGTTGTATGGACGGAATGGAAGTGAATAGCAAATCTTCTGAAAGAGTTCAAGAAGCTAGAAAATCAGTAACTGAATTTTTATTAATCAATCACCCACTTGATTGTCCTGTATGTGACCAAGCTGGTGAATGTGATTTGCAAAACTTAAGTTTTGAACACGGAAAATCACAAAGTCGTTTCATAGAAGAAAAAAGAACATTTGAACCAGAAAACATAGGGGAGAACATTCAACTGCACATGAATCGTTGTATTCTTTGCTACCGTTGTGTGATGGTTGCAGATCAATTGACTGATGATCGTGTGCATGGAGTTATGGATAGAGGGGACCATTCAAATATATCAACTTGCATTTCCAAAGCCATTGACAATGAATTTTCAGGAAATATGATTGATGTGTGTCCAGTAGGAGCGTTGACTGATAAAACGTTTAGATTCAAATCTAGAGTTTGGTTCAACAAGCCTTACAATGCACACAGAGATTGCGATAAATGTTGTGGAAAAACTACAGTTTGGATGTTTGGTGATGAAATCCAACGTGTAACTGGTAGAAAAGATGAGTTTCATGAAGTAGAAGAATTTATTTGTAATGGATGTCGTTTTGATCACAAAGAAGTATCAGATTGGACTATTGAAGGACCAAGAGAATTTGAAAAAGATTCTGTTATCAATCAAAACAACTATACTAGAAAGTTAGAAACTGTTGAAATTGCTACTGAAGATCAAATCCTAAAAGGTAGAGAACAAGACCGTAAAAAAATAAGCATGCCAGCTATCCCTTTGGATAAAAAAGAAGAGGAAGATTTTAAACATGGTAACATTTAAAAAATGGATAGTACTATAATTATAGAGAAAAGCGTTATTATTTTAGTTGTATTTGCAGTTACAATGTTAATGGCGATGTACTCTACACTAGCGGAACGTAAAGTAGCCGCTTGGCTTCAAGATCGTATTGGTCCGAATAGAGCTGGAAAAGGCGGGGTTTTGCAGCCTTTAGCAGATGGTTTGAAATTATTTGCTAAAGAGGAATTTGAACCAAATACTCCTAACCGTTTTTTGTTTTATACAGGACCTGCTCTTGCAATGACAACGGCTTTAATGACAAGTGCTGTTATCCCTTGGGGAGATAGATTTCATCTTTTTGGAAGAGATATTATTCTTCAAGCTACGGATATTGATGTGGCGTTGCTATATCTTATTGGTGTAATGTCAATAGGAGTTTACGGAATCATGATTGGTGGATGGGCTTCTAATAATAAGTTTTCATTGATTGGTGCAGTTCGTGCAGCTTCTCAAATGATTTCGTATGAGGTAGCAATGGGGCTTTCATTAATCGCTTTATTAATGATGACTGGTACTTTAAGTTTGAGAGAGATTTCAGCGCAACAATCTGGAATGAACTGGAATGTTTTTTACCAACCATTATCATTCTTTATTTTCTTAATCTGTGCTTTTGCAGAAACAAACAGAACTCCTTTCGATTTAGCGGAATGTGAAACAGAGTTAGTTGGAGGATATCATACAGAATATTCTTCGATGAAAATGGGTTTCTATTTATTTGCTGAATATGCAAATATGTTTATCTCTTCTACCATTCTTGCTGTCCTATTTTTTGGTGGTTACAACTATCCAGGAATGAGTTGGGCCGTAGAAAATTGGGGTGTAAATATTGCCAATGTAATAGGAATAGGCGCTTTATTTGTTAAAATATGTGGTTTTATTTTCCTTTATATGTGGGTACGTTGGACTATTCCAAGATTTAGATACGATCAATTGATGCATTTAGGTTGGAGAATATTAATTCCACTAGCGATTGTAAATATCATTATAACTGGAATAGTGATTTTGAGAGCAGAAATAGCAGTTTATTTAGGATTTTAATTAGCACCGAAAAGCCATAGCCCTGATAATAGTGGAAATCCTTTATGTCTGCGATAGCGACATAAAGATTGAAACGGATAGCAGGAATAAGCTTCAAATAAAAATAGAAAATGTCAATAGAAAGTATATCCTTATCGGGAAGAAAAAAAGTAGTCTCTAATAAAGACATGACTTTTTGGGAAAGAATGTATCTCCTTGCGATTGTCAAAGGTATGATAATCACGATTAAGCATTTGTTTACCAGAAAAGTTACGATTTTGTATCCAGAGCAGGTCCGTGAAATGAGTCCGGTATATCGTGGTCAACACCAATTGAAACGTGATGAGCTAGGAAGAGAGAATTGTACGGCTTGTGGATTATGTGCTTTGTCATGTCCTGCAGAGGCAATTACAATGAAAGCTGCTGAGCGTCGTGCCGATGAAAAACATTTGTATAGAGAAGAAAAATATGCTTCTATCTACGAAATAAATATGTTACGTTGCATATTTTGTGGATTATGCGAAGAAGCTTGTCCAAAAGATGCTATTTATTTGACTACTTCTAAATTACTTGTCCCTTCAAGTTATGATAGAGAAGATTTTATTTTTGGAAAAGATAAATTGGTCATGCCGTTAGATATCGCAATGAAAAATGCTCAATTAAAAAACGCTAAATAATGATTCATATACCTGATTTTGCAAATGCAAGTGCTATTCAAATTATATTTTGTGTATTAGCATTTATAACATTATTAACTGCATTTTTAACTATTTACAGTAGAAATCCAATTCACAGTGCGATTTATTTAGTGATTTGTTTTTTCTCAATTGCGGGACATTATTTCTTGCTGAACGCTCAATTTCTTGCAATAGTTCATATCATCGTATATTCTGGAGCGATTATGATTTTGTTCTTATTTACCATTATGTTGATGAATTTGAATGAGAAAAAAGAAGTGCACAGACCTAGAATCACTAGACTAGGTGCTATTGTTTCTTTTGTTTTGATCAGTTTGGTTTTAATTGCCATTTTTATCAATTCAAAACCAATTGTAGGTGAATATACTGCAACAGGTGAGGATTATCAATCTATTAAAGTATTAGGGAAAGTGCTATTGAATGAGTACATGGTTCCTTTTGAATTTGCTTCTGTATTACTTTTAGTGGCAATGATTGGAAGTGTTTTATTGTCTAAAAAAGAAAAATTAGAAAAGTAATATGAATAATATTTTAAACCAAATTGGTATTGAGAATTATATATTCCTAAGCGTAATACTTTTTTGTATTGGTGTTTTTGGGGTGCTATACAGACGAAATGCCATTATCGTATTTATGTCAATTGAAATTATGTTGAATGCAGTAAGTCTTTTGTTTGTAGCATTTTCTACTTATCATCAGGATGCAGAGGGACAAATATTCGTTTTCTTCTCGATGGCTGTTGCTGCGGCAGAGGTTGCAGTAGGATTGGCGATTCTAGTTTCTATTTTTAGAAATGTTGGGTCGATTACAATAGATAATTTAAAAAACTTAAAAGGATAAACTATAATGAATACAAATTTATCTTTACTCTTATTATTAGCTCCTTTTTTAGGGTTTTTAATTAATATTTTTTTTGGTAAAAGTTTAGGGAAAACGTTGTCAGGAATAATCGGGACAATTGCTGTTGCAGTTTCTTTTTGCGTAACATTTTATTTCTTTGGCACAATAGCTGCAAAACCGGAAGGAATTTATATTTCACTTTTTGATTGGATTCAAATCAGTAATTTCAAAGTTGATTTTGGTTTTCTATTAGACCAATTATCTATTTTATGGTTACTATTTGTAACGGGAATAGGGTCTTTGATTCATCTTTACTCTATCAGTTACATGCATGACGATGAAAAGGTACATACCTTTTTTGCATACTTAAACCTGTTTGTGTTTTTCATGATTACACTTGTAATAGGAAGTAACTTGTTAGTAATGTTTATTGGTTGGGAAGGTGTAGGTCTTTGTTCTTACCTATTGATTGGGTTTTGGTATAAAAACCAAGAATTCAATGATGCGGCTAAGAAAGCCTTTATCATGAACAGAATAGGAGATTTAGGATTATTGATAGGGATTTTCATCCTAGGAATGATGTTTAATACCTTAGATTTCTCTACTTTAAAAACGGCAATTGCTGGAGCATCAGACCTTAATTTATATTGGCTATCTGCTGCTGCTTTTGCGCTATTCATTGGAGCTTGTGGTAAATCAGCACAAATACCATTGTATACTTGGTTACCGGATGCGATGGCTGGTCCAACACCAGTTTCAGCATTGATTCACGCTGCTACGATGGTAACTGCTGGTATCTTTATGATTACTAGAATGAATTTCTTATTTGATTTAACGCCAGATGTTCAATCCATAATTGCGGTTGTAGGAGCGATTACTGCTTTAGTAGCTGCTACAATTGGTTTAGTTCAAAATGACATCAAAAAGGTCTTGGCTTATTCTACAGTTTCACAATTGGGATTAATGTTCTTAGCTTTGGGATTAGGTGCTTATGAAGTGGCTGTTTTCCATGTCATAACACATGCTTTTTTTAAAGCTTGTTTGTTCTTAGGTTCAGGGTCTGTAATTCATGCTTTAGGTGGAGAACAAGATATGCGTAATATGGGTGGATTAAAAAAGGTGATGCCAATTACTTTTGCAACCATGCTTATTGCTTCTCTAGCTATTTCTGGAGTTCCATTATTTTCAGGATTTTTCTCTAAAGATGAAATCTTGTTAGTGGCTTTCCACCATAATATTCCTCTTTGGGTTATTGGTTCTGTAGCTTCAATCATGACTGCGTTCTATATGTTCCGATTAATGTTCTTAACCTTCTTCAAAGAATTTAGAGGAACTGCAGAGCAAAAAAATCATTTACATGAAAGTCCTTCATTGATTACTTTTCCTTTGATTGTTTTAGCTGTTTTAGCAACTATTGGTGGTTTGATTAGCTTACCTGGAAACAGCTGGTTGAATGAATATTTAACTCCTATTTTACCAAAATTAGCAACAGCGGCTCATCATTTAGGGACTACTGAATATATATTAATGGCTATTGCAGTCGTTGGTGGTTTAGTAGGTATTGGTTTGGCTTACTCCAAATACATTAAGCAAGATTCAATTCCTGCAGAAGATGCTGCGATTACTGGATTCTCAAAAGTGCTTTATAATAAATACTACGTTGACGAAATTTACGATGCTATAATTGTAAAACCTATTAATGTGTTATCGGGATTTTTCAGAGACTATGTAGAAACTAGTTTATCTGCTTTAGTTTTTGGACTTGGGAAAGTTACTAATGAACTAAGTTATCAAGGTAAGAAATTACAATCTGGAAGTATAGGTCTTTATGTTTTTGCCTTTGTAATTGGGCTTTGTGCCATTATTTCTTATTTATTTTTAGCTCAATAATATATACTATGAATGTATCTCTAATATTAATTATACTTTTTGTTGGCGCTTTAGTCACATTTCTGTCAGGCGATAAACTAGCTTCAAAAGTAGCGTTGTTCTTTGGATTGGCTGCCGCAGCTTGTTCGATCGTATTATTAAATCATTTTAATCTTGGTGAAAATATTAGTTTCATCAGTCAGTGGATTTCAAAACCTAATGTTTCATTTGCTTTAAAAGCTGATGGACTTTCAATAGCGATGGTGCTATTGACAACGGTTTTAACTGCAATTATTACTTTCTCTTCTTTTGAGAGTCAGTATAAAAATGCAAAATCTTTTTACGCACTTATTCTTTTCATGTCGTTTGCAATGGTGGGTACCTTTTTAGCGAGCGATGGACTTTTATATTATATTTTTTGGGAATTGTCACTTATTCCTATTTACTTCATCGCGTTAGTTTGGGGTAATGGAGATGTTGAAGAACGCAGAAAAGCAGTGGTTAAATTCTTTATTTACACACTTGCTGGTTCGTTATTTATGTTAATTGCATTTGTTTATTTGTATCAAAAATCCGGAAGTTTCCTTATCGAAGACTTATATAAAGTTACTTTATCATCAACTGAGCAGTTTTGGATATTCTTAGCTTTCTTTTTAGCGTATGCTATTAAAATTCCTTTAATTCCTTTCCATACTTGGCAAGCGAATGTGTACCAAAAAGCGCCTACTGTTGGAACCATGCTTTTATCTGGTATTATGCTTAAAATGGGATTATACAGTATCATTCGTTGGCAATTACCTCTTACGCCATTAGCTGCTGAAGAGTACAAATATGTATTTATCGCTATAGGAATTGCAGGAGTGATTTATGGTTCGATAGTAGCTTTAAAGCAAAGAGATTTAAAAAAATTACTAGCCTATTCTTCACTTGCGCACGTAGGATTGATTGCAGCTGGAACTTACACATTAACTATTGATGGATTGCGTGGTGCAGTTTTGCAAATGATTGCTCACGGATTTGTAGTGGTTGGTTTGTTTTATTCTGCTGAAATCATTTATAGAAGATATGAGACAAGAGTAATTGCTGAAATGGGAGGAATTCGTTCTCAGACTCCAAAGTTCACATCGATGTTTTTAATTTTGGTAATGGCATCTATTTCGTTGCCTGCTACTTTTAACTTTGTTGGGGAATTTACAGTATTGTATAGCTTATCACAAGTAAATCTGTGGTTTGCTATTCTAGGCGGTACAACAATAATATTAGGTGCTTACTATATGTTAAGAATGTTTCAATATGCCATGTTAGGAGAAACTAATTCTAAAATGTTTGCTGACGTAAGCATGAATGAAGGAATTACATTAGTAGCAATTATTGCTGTTTTATTGTTTTTTGGGCTTTATCCAAAACCAATAATAGATTTGATCACACCAAGTCTAGAAGAAATCTTAAATCAAATTAATAGAATTAACTAGTCAGATAAAAAAATGAATACATTAATAGCTATAATAGGATTAGGTGTTTTATGCCTTTTACTTGAAATTTTCAATTTGACTAAAGCCATTGTGCCTTTAACAATCGTTGGGTTGTTAGCCGTTCTTGGTTTAACTATATCTGAATTTAATTCGACAGAGAGTTACTATAACAATATGATTGTTGTAAGTAAATTTTCAACTGCTTTCTCTTCATTGTTTATAGTGCTTACTATTTTCTTAGTTTCTTTAAGTGGTAACTTTTATGAAAATCATCAATCTAAGATTTCAGATTATATGGCAATAAAAATATTTTTACTTTCAGGAGCTGTAGCAATGGTTTCTTTCGGAAATTTAGCGATGTTCTTTTTAGGAATAGAAGTATTATCTATTGCGCTTTACGTGCTTGCAGCAAGTGATCGTTTGAATCTAAAAAGTAATGAAGCTGGAATGAAGTATTTCCTAATGGGATCGTTCGCTTCAGGGATTATTCTATTTGGTATTTGTATGATTTACGGTGCAATGGGAAGCTTTAACGTTAGTGATATTGCCGCAATGTCTCAATCTGCTGAATTGCCGGTATGGTTCCCAATAGGAATTGTGTTATTGACTATAGGAATGTTATTTAAGGTTGCTGCTGTTCCTTTTCACTTTTGGGCACCAGATGTTTATGAAGGTTCTCCAACAATGACTACAGCATTGATGAGCACATTAGTAAAAGTGGTGGCTATGGCAACATTGTGCCAATTATTATCAGTAATGAATGCTGATATTTCTGAGTCATTCAAAATAGTGATTGTGATTATTTCTATGGCATCTATGACAATTGGTAATATTATGGCGTTACGTCAAGTTAATGTAAAGCGTATGCTTGCTTTTTCAGGTGTATCACATGCAGGTTTTATGTTAATGACTTTGTTAAGTTTGTCAACATCAGCGGGAAGTTTATTGTATTACGCCTCTGCGTATGCATTATCTGGAATTGCAGCCTTCAGTGTAATTATTTATGTTTGTAAAAATCGAGACAATGAAGATATTGTAAATTTCCACGGTTTAGGAAAAAACAACCCTTTGTTAGCGGCTATTTTAACGGCTTCGTTACTTTCTATGGCAGGTATTCCTATTTTTGCTGGATTCTTCGCTAAATTGGTCTTGTTTAGTCAAACAATCGAGGCTGGTTACCTAGCTTTAGTGATTGTAGCAGTCATCAATTCTATAATAAGTGTTGGATATTATTTCAAGTTGATCTTGGCAATGTACACTAAAGAACCAAATGAAGAAAGAAAAGCAACTCCATTTGTTATTTATGCAGTTGCAGTTATAGCCATTGTCTTGAATATCGCTTTAGGATTGTTTCCTTCGGTAGTACTTGATTTATTGGCATAATAGTATAGACCACAATTATATAAATCAAACCATTCGTTCCTGCGAATGGTTTTTTTTTTTGGTTTACAGTTTTTCTAAATGGTTGTGATTGTACTTTAAACTACAGATGTAATGTCAATTGGGTATTTACTAATGTTTATTCACAAGTAACAAATGAAATATGAATACAAACGGAAAAGGTCTTAGCATTTTAGTAAACGCTAAGACCTTTCAGATATAAGTTCTGTGTAAATTACCTTCTGCTAATTCTCGTCAGGCATCGGTGCAGTTGTATTACTTTTTTTATCTATTGGCATAGTTGCTTTCCATTGGCGTAATTGTGTGCCTAGATCTCTAGATAGAGTTTTCACAACTTCTAGATTTTGCGCTGCCACATCATTATTTTCGCCTATATCAGTTTGTAAGTTATACAATTGCTTAGATTGGTCACGCATATCGTAAACCATTTTCCAATCTCCTTTTCTAATAGCACTTTGATAGTTGATACCAGGCCCATCGACCGCAGTCCACTTATTTGGAATATGAAAAATTAAACTCCTACTATCATCTTTGAAGTTGGCATTTTTTAAAATAGGCAAAAAACTTTTTCCGTCGATAGATTGTATGGTTTTATACTTAGGTACTTTTGCCATTTCCAGTAGAGTAGGGAAGAAATCCTCAATAATCACATACTGGTTTGCAATTGTTGCTGGTTTGGTTACACTTGGCCATTTTACAATCATTGGCACTCTTATTCCACCTTCGTTTACTGAGCCTTTTCCAGCTTTCAGTGGTAGATTTTGAGTGTGTTCTTTGCCACCTCTTGGCGGTATTGTACTTAAACCACCGTTGTCACTCATAAAAATAATAATAGTATTTTTATCTGCCTTTTTAGATACTAAATAATCCATTATATCACCTAAGCTAGTATCCATTCCTTCGATAAGACTGGCATATTTTGCTTCAATTGGATCTAATCCTGCATCTACATATTTTTGGTGGTAGCGAGGATCTGCCATTATAGGATCATGTATCGCATAATGCGCCATGTTTAAGTAGAAAGGTTGTCTGTCATTTATAGGTTTTTCTATTGTTTTAATCGCTTCTTTAGTAAGTGCATCGGTCAAAAAAGTGCCTGTGTCGTAGTACTCTTCTAAATCGGGAACCGACTGCCAACTTCCCTTTCCTGGTTTATTACCGTAAAAATCTTCTGATAAATAACTTTGCGGATGACCAGCAGAATGACCTGCTATATTAACAATAAAGCCCAAGTTCATAGGATTAGCTCCGGGAGTTCCTGCTGAGCCCCAATGTGCTTTACCAACATGAACTGTAAAATATCCTGTATCTTTCAATAGTTGTGGAAAAGTAGTGGCGTATTGCGTATGAGGGATTCCTGGTACAGGACTTAATCCGTTGTAATTCCACTCAGATGATGAAAACTGACTGTCTGCAGCATCTGTAGGGTTGTTTTTTGCAGGGGAAGTCCAATTTGTAATTTTTGCGTGAGCAGAATTCATTCCAGTTAACATACTAACTCTTGTTGGTGTACAAACTGGTTGCGCATAAGCATTGGTAAATTTCATGCCTTCTCTTGCCAATCGTTCCATATTTGGCGTATGGTAGCGTTTGTTTAATGGCATTGCACTTTCTCCAAAAGGCAGAGAAGTGTCCATCCAGCCCATATCATCGACCATAAAAACAATAATATTTGGTCTGGATTGTGTTTGTTTTTTTGATGCTTGCGCAAAAGCTCCTCCAGAAAATACAAATGTGGTCAATACGCATAGACACAATTGCTTTATTCTAGATAAGTTGGTACTGTTTTTTTTCATTTTGTATTAGATTATAAATTTTTTATACTTGGCCACTAATCAACTGGTTTTGAAAAGAAGTAGTCACGAATTTCAAAGACTTGCACGAACATATAATTGTTGCAGTTTCACAAATTCTTAATTTATAGAGACTGTGTATAAGTCCGTAAAGTCTGCATTATTGTTAATTCATACAATTCCTATCAGACTTTTACAGTAATTATTTTACTCTTTTTTTTAATTGAAATAAATCATTTCCGTCTAAGTTTTTCCATTCTGTTGCTGATGATGTTTTCCATTTTAGGTCGATTGTTTCTTGTGCAGCGGATTTCTTTAATAAATAAACTGAGATTGGATGATATCCTGCTTTCAAAAATACCTCTTTAGATAATTCTGTGCCGGGTTGATACCCAAAATCAGCATCAAAAAGGCTTGCATCATGCAAACGAACAAAAGCCTTAGAAGATGTATTCATCGAAAAACTATATTTTCCATCCTTTGGTACTTTTACGAAAGTGGTGTAAAGAAACATTCCCTTTTTATTAGTTTGAGAATTATCATTAATTGTTTTCGTAATTTTTTGTTCCTTGGCTTTTAAATCTTTTACAGCAGCTACCCATGGGAAATCACCTTCAAAAAATTGTTGTACTACTCCGTGGTAAATTTTACCTGACACTATCAATGCAGGAATTAAAGCAGTATCATAAGGTCGAGGAGCTTCAACATCTGCATGTCTCAGTTGTAAAACTGAAGCTTTCATTTGTTGCTGCATTTTTTCAAAACCAGGTTTTGATGCTAGATTATTGATTTCTCTTGGATCATTTACTACATCATAAATTTCAAAATTATCTTCAGCAGATTTAATATCGTAACGAACGCCTTTATAATTTCCAAATCGGATTAATTGTTGTTGCCCACGTTTTTTGTTTCTATGCGTTGGGTCAAATTCTTTGTAATTAGGTGTTCTACCTTCTCCTTCATATTCTACATATACTAGAGTTTCTTTTTGTTTTCCTTTAGCGGTTAAAGAAGGCAATAATGAAACGCCATCTGTTCTTGCAGGAGCTGGAATACCGGCAATATCCGAAAAAGTAGCCATCCAATCCGATAACATTGAGGGCGTATTAATAACTTTGCCTGCTTGAATGCGGTTAGTCCAATTTACTAAAACAGGCATACGAATACCTCCTTCAAGAACATCTCTCTTGATGCCATCAAAAGCAGCATTACTTGCAAAAAATGTTGATTTGTAATCTACGAACGGTGCTGGAAGATAAGCTTCATTTGAAGCACCATTATCAGAAGAGAAAACTACTATAGTATTTTCTTCAATTTTTAGATCTTTCAATAATTGTAAAATATCACCAACTCCATCGTCAATACGACGATTCGCAGTAGCGTAACGCTTGTAAGTATCTGGCCAGGAAATTTCTGCTGTAGCTGGATTATTATCGTTATCATAAGTTGCGGCCGCATACTCAGGATATACAAAACTATCAGGAACGCCAGAAGCCGTATTTATCATTTCGCCTTTTTTACCGGTCCATTGCACCCCTCCATTTAAGCCTAATCCCGCTGGATAAGCTTGTGTAGGTAATTCTAAAACGGCGTGTGGTGCATCGTAAGCTAGATACATAAAGAAAGGTTTATCAGCAGTTGTTCCTTCAGAATGCTCTACTATCTGTTTTTTGGCAACAGCCGTCCACAAATCTGTAGTGTACGATTTAGCCAATCCATCCGCTACATTTACGTAATTATCATAGACTTCTTTTTTGCCTCGATAAATACCTTCGTACGGATAATGCTCATGGCCATCCATGTGCCGTATGTAACCGTAATACGAATCAAATCCTCTTTTCAAGGGATGAGCTGGCCAGTATGGACCTGTTTCTGCCACTCCTTGTAATCCCCATTTTCCAATTGCCATAGTCTGGTAACCAGCTTGTTTTAAAACTGTACCAAGGGTGTGATTGTCCTCGAGTGCTTTATCAAATTGATTGTTTCGAACATGTGCATTTCCTTGATTTACTCCCGTTAATAAAGATCCTCTTGAAGGCGCACAAACTGGAGCATTGCAATATTGTTGTGTAAATATTGCTCCCGTAGCAGCCATTTGGTCTAAATAGGGAGTGATTTGGTATGGTTTTGAGCGATCATCACTCTTCATACGTTGGTTTTGAAAAAACACTCCAATATCGCCGTACCCCATATCATCCACAAGAATATAGATAATATTAGGACGTTTGTTTTGGGCAGTTAATTGTAAACAACTGCATAGTGAAAATGCTACTACAATAAAATAACGACTGAATACTGTATTGTTCATATTTTAAGTTTTTTGACAGTTTTAAAAAGTAATAAAGTGACCGTATTAGATTAGTGCGTATTTATATAATCGGACGCTCTTTTAGTTACAAAGTATTCAAAATGTGTTTTGCTTTTGCAACCATTT carries:
- a CDS encoding complex I subunit 4 family protein — its product is MNVSLILIILFVGALVTFLSGDKLASKVALFFGLAAAACSIVLLNHFNLGENISFISQWISKPNVSFALKADGLSIAMVLLTTVLTAIITFSSFESQYKNAKSFYALILFMSFAMVGTFLASDGLLYYIFWELSLIPIYFIALVWGNGDVEERRKAVVKFFIYTLAGSLFMLIAFVYLYQKSGSFLIEDLYKVTLSSTEQFWIFLAFFLAYAIKIPLIPFHTWQANVYQKAPTVGTMLLSGIMLKMGLYSIIRWQLPLTPLAAEEYKYVFIAIGIAGVIYGSIVALKQRDLKKLLAYSSLAHVGLIAAGTYTLTIDGLRGAVLQMIAHGFVVVGLFYSAEIIYRRYETRVIAEMGGIRSQTPKFTSMFLILVMASISLPATFNFVGEFTVLYSLSQVNLWFAILGGTTIILGAYYMLRMFQYAMLGETNSKMFADVSMNEGITLVAIIAVLLFFGLYPKPIIDLITPSLEEILNQINRIN
- a CDS encoding NADH-quinone oxidoreductase subunit N; translation: MNTLIAIIGLGVLCLLLEIFNLTKAIVPLTIVGLLAVLGLTISEFNSTESYYNNMIVVSKFSTAFSSLFIVLTIFLVSLSGNFYENHQSKISDYMAIKIFLLSGAVAMVSFGNLAMFFLGIEVLSIALYVLAASDRLNLKSNEAGMKYFLMGSFASGIILFGICMIYGAMGSFNVSDIAAMSQSAELPVWFPIGIVLLTIGMLFKVAAVPFHFWAPDVYEGSPTMTTALMSTLVKVVAMATLCQLLSVMNADISESFKIVIVIISMASMTIGNIMALRQVNVKRMLAFSGVSHAGFMLMTLLSLSTSAGSLLYYASAYALSGIAAFSVIIYVCKNRDNEDIVNFHGLGKNNPLLAAILTASLLSMAGIPIFAGFFAKLVLFSQTIEAGYLALVIVAVINSIISVGYYFKLILAMYTKEPNEERKATPFVIYAVAVIAIVLNIALGLFPSVVLDLLA
- a CDS encoding sulfatase, giving the protein MKKNSTNLSRIKQLCLCVLTTFVFSGGAFAQASKKQTQSRPNIIVFMVDDMGWMDTSLPFGESAMPLNKRYHTPNMERLAREGMKFTNAYAQPVCTPTRVSMLTGMNSAHAKITNWTSPAKNNPTDAADSQFSSSEWNYNGLSPVPGIPHTQYATTFPQLLKDTGYFTVHVGKAHWGSAGTPGANPMNLGFIVNIAGHSAGHPQSYLSEDFYGNKPGKGSWQSVPDLEEYYDTGTFLTDALTKEAIKTIEKPINDRQPFYLNMAHYAIHDPIMADPRYHQKYVDAGLDPIEAKYASLIEGMDTSLGDIMDYLVSKKADKNTIIIFMSDNGGLSTIPPRGGKEHTQNLPLKAGKGSVNEGGIRVPMIVKWPSVTKPATIANQYVIIEDFFPTLLEMAKVPKYKTIQSIDGKSFLPILKNANFKDDSRSLIFHIPNKWTAVDGPGINYQSAIRKGDWKMVYDMRDQSKQLYNLQTDIGENNDVAAQNLEVVKTLSRDLGTQLRQWKATMPIDKKSNTTAPMPDEN
- the nuoL gene encoding NADH-quinone oxidoreductase subunit L, which codes for MNTNLSLLLLLAPFLGFLINIFFGKSLGKTLSGIIGTIAVAVSFCVTFYFFGTIAAKPEGIYISLFDWIQISNFKVDFGFLLDQLSILWLLFVTGIGSLIHLYSISYMHDDEKVHTFFAYLNLFVFFMITLVIGSNLLVMFIGWEGVGLCSYLLIGFWYKNQEFNDAAKKAFIMNRIGDLGLLIGIFILGMMFNTLDFSTLKTAIAGASDLNLYWLSAAAFALFIGACGKSAQIPLYTWLPDAMAGPTPVSALIHAATMVTAGIFMITRMNFLFDLTPDVQSIIAVVGAITALVAATIGLVQNDIKKVLAYSTVSQLGLMFLALGLGAYEVAVFHVITHAFFKACLFLGSGSVIHALGGEQDMRNMGGLKKVMPITFATMLIASLAISGVPLFSGFFSKDEILLVAFHHNIPLWVIGSVASIMTAFYMFRLMFLTFFKEFRGTAEQKNHLHESPSLITFPLIVLAVLATIGGLISLPGNSWLNEYLTPILPKLATAAHHLGTTEYILMAIAVVGGLVGIGLAYSKYIKQDSIPAEDAAITGFSKVLYNKYYVDEIYDAIIVKPINVLSGFFRDYVETSLSALVFGLGKVTNELSYQGKKLQSGSIGLYVFAFVIGLCAIISYLFLAQ